A genomic region of Glycine max cultivar Williams 82 chromosome 15, Glycine_max_v4.0, whole genome shotgun sequence contains the following coding sequences:
- the LOC100779624 gene encoding C2 domain-containing protein isoform X1, which produces MGEQLGLLKVIVVQGKRLVIRDFKTSDPYVVLKLGNQTAKTKVINSCLNPVWNEELNFTLTEPLGVLNLEVFDKDLLKADDKMGNAFLNLQPIVSAARLRDILRVSSGETTLRKVIPDGENCLVRESSINCVNGEVVQNVWLRLRGVESGELELTIKLITHVAPAI; this is translated from the exons ATGGGTGAACAATTGGGGCTGCTAAAAGTCATTGTTGTGCAAGGGAAAAGGTTGGTGATCCGGGATTTCAAGACCAGTGATCCTTATGTTGTGCTCAAGCTAGGGAATCAG ACTGCAAAGACCAAGGTAATTAATAGCTGCTTGAATCCTGTTTGGAATGAGGAGCTGAATTTCACTCTGACAGAACCCTTGGGAGTTCTGAATTTG gaaGTGTTTGATAAAGATCTTCTGAAGGCTGATGACAAGATGGGGAATGCTTTCCTGAACCTTCAACCAATAGTCTCTGCAGCCAGATTAAGAGACATCTTAAGAGTGTCCTCTGGTGAGACGACATTAAGGAAGGTCATACCTGATGGTGAAAACTGTCTTGTCCGTGAAAGCAGTATCAACTGTGTGAATGGTGAGGTGGTGCAGAATGTTTGGTTAAGGCTTCGTGGAGTTGAGTCTGGGGAACTAGAATTGACCATCAAGTTGATCACACATGTTGCTCCTGCAATATAG
- the LOC100817233 gene encoding DNA oxidative demethylase ALKBH2 has product MHILGMIIHDLKTCWMLYNCGNDYVGWHSDDEKLYGRTPEIASLTFVLKKKPCKKSRDGSGEPASKRLKKGSHDADQHTFRLRHGSLMVMRGYTQRDWIHSVPKRAKAEATLINLTFRWVF; this is encoded by the exons ATGCATATTCTTGGGATGATTATCCACGACTTAAAAACATGTTGGATGCT GTACAATTGTGGTAATGACTATGTTGGTTGGCATTCTGATGATGAGAAGCTTTATGGACGGACGCCTGAAATTGCATCTCTAACTTTTGTTTTGAAGAAGAAGCCATGTAAAAAATCTCGTG ATGGAAGTGGTGAACCTGCCAGCAAGAGATTAAAGAAGGGTAGCCATGATGCTGATCAGCATACATTTAGACTTAGGCATGGATCCCTTATGGTGATGAGAGGATATACCCAAAGAGATTGGATTCACTCTGTGCCTAAGCGTGCAAAAGCTGAAGCTACACTCATTAACCTTACCTTTAGGTGGGTTTTTTGA